A stretch of DNA from Acidobacteriota bacterium:
ACGGAATCATCCGAGAGTCCGTTTTTGGTGGTGTAGGTGGTGACTTCATCTCCAGAAAAACAGAACAACCCTTTCCCATCCGTCCCAACCCACAACCGGCGGGCCTGATCGCTGTAAATGCTCCGAATTGCGGCATCGGTAAAGGTTTCGGTTGACGCAAAAAACCGCAACTGGTCATTGTGCAAAAACGTCAGCACGCCACTGGTAAAGCCAACCCACAGGTTCCCGTCCCGATCTTCTGAAACTGCACTGATACGCTCATCAAAATTGCCGGTTGGGGAGAGAAATACCTTAAACCGGCCATTGGTCAGACGATTGAGTCCCCGGTCGGTGCCGATCCAGAGATCCCCTTTTTGATCCTCGCACAGCACACGGATGACTTCGTTTGAGAGTCCATCGTGACGGGTATAGGTCGAAAATTTCCCATTGTCGAGGCACACCAACCCGCCGCCGTAGGTGCCAATCCAGAGCCGACCAAGTCGGTCTTCGCACAGCGAAAGAATAAAATGGTTGGTAAAGGCTTCGGTGTTGGATTTATCGAAGACCGTGAACTTGACCCCGTCAAAGCGGACGAGTCCCTCCTGGGTGCCAAGCCACAAATAGTTGTCGCGGGTTTGCAAAATGGCGGTGACTGAGTTTTGGGGAAGTCCCTGTTCGGTTTGCCACACGTCATGACCGTATTGGGTGACACGTTTGGCCGGGTCGAGCGCCGTTACCGGGCTGAACGCCGAAACGACGCACGGCAGCAAAAAGGAAAGAAACAAGCGTGCGAACCAGAACCACGAAACGCGGCAGGTCATGACAGTTTCTTTAAAAGCGTGAGGTGAACGTGTGTGGGATGAAGAACCGGACTGAAGGCTGGAAAATAGCGGCGGTTGGACTTGAACCAACGACCTACGGGTTATGAATCCGTCGCTCTGACCACCTGAGCTACGCCGCCATGGGATTTTCAAAGTAAAAGAGCATACGGACCTGAGCCGAATCTGTCAAGCATCTGCTGAAGACCGACGATAGTTGTGCTATGGTATCGGCGCTCAAACTGGCGTTCGCCCAGTTTTCAAAAGCTGAGTCGCTCGAAACCAGAGGTCGGCGGTCAGCTTTTCATTGAATCAAATCAGTTTTCAACCCAAAGGAGTGTGTTGTGGAAGCGGTACTGGCTCTTGAAGATGGTCGTGTATTTCGTGGGCGCGGTTTTGGCGCCGTTGGCGAAACCGCCGGGGAAGTGGTGTTTAACACATCAATGACAGGCTATCAGGAACTGCTGACAGATCCTTCATATGCAGGTCAGTTGGTTGTGATGACCTATCCACACATCGGCAATTACGGCATTAACCGGGAAGATATGGAATCGCGTCGCCCGTTTCTCCAGGCACTGATTGTGAAGGAACTTTCCCCAGTTGTGAGCAACTGGCGGGCAACTGAAACCCTGGACGAATACCTGCGCCGGACGGGGATCCTCGGAATTGAAGGAATTGATACCCGGGCGCTGGTCCGACATCTGCGCGAACGCGGCGCCATGCGCGGGGTGCTTTCCACCACCGAAACCAATGCCGAAACCCTGATCCAACGGGCGGTCAATTCGCCAGGGATGGTCGGTCGTGCCCTGGCGCGTGAAGTTTCCTGCACCACATCCTATGAGTGGAAAAGCACTCACCTCTTTGGTGAAGAGCCCCTTTTTCCAGCCCCAGACGGTGAACCCTTTCAGGTCGTGGCGTTTGACTTTGGCATCAAATTTAATATTTTGAGGCACTTAACGAAGATTGGATGTCGGGTGACGGTGGTTCCGGCGACCACCACCTTTGAAGAAGTCCAAAAACTGAACCCGGATGGTGTGTTTTTATCAAATGGACCTGGCGACCCGGAGCCGCTCCAGCAAATTGCGGCTGAAGTCCGAAAGCTGGCTGAAACCTATCCAACTTTTGGCATTTGTTTGGGGCATCAGTTGCTGGCACTGGCGTTTGGCGCCAAAACCTACAAATTGAAATATGGCCATCGTGGCGGA
This window harbors:
- the carA gene encoding glutamine-hydrolyzing carbamoyl-phosphate synthase small subunit yields the protein MEAVLALEDGRVFRGRGFGAVGETAGEVVFNTSMTGYQELLTDPSYAGQLVVMTYPHIGNYGINREDMESRRPFLQALIVKELSPVVSNWRATETLDEYLRRTGILGIEGIDTRALVRHLRERGAMRGVLSTTETNAETLIQRAVNSPGMVGRALAREVSCTTSYEWKSTHLFGEEPLFPAPDGEPFQVVAFDFGIKFNILRHLTKIGCRVTVVPATTTFEEVQKLNPDGVFLSNGPGDPEPLQQIAAEVRKLAETYPTFGICLGHQLLALAFGAKTYKLKYGHRGGNHPVKNLITGRVEITAQNHGFAVEPESMPADFETTHINLNDQTLEGMRHRHLPVYSVQYHPEASPGPHDASYLFDDFTRLMHQHRALRTSNVGCEA